From Rutidosis leptorrhynchoides isolate AG116_Rl617_1_P2 chromosome 3, CSIRO_AGI_Rlap_v1, whole genome shotgun sequence, a single genomic window includes:
- the LOC139901692 gene encoding uncharacterized protein, which translates to MEHDDLQIPANADDFHSACSTPFSAPSSPVGTPSGFFYSAPASPIHFMLSSSSTSSYSASAPIEGANSSFEFEFTAKEAAVGTPPSGFMSSADELFLNGQIRPVNVLSPLHEIDNEEDRGRYRSKSLRRRARSMSPMRTSSDDHFQWLQQQQQDEDLITEQNSKIKIDQAVAIETTDNNNNETTPSGVSSRSNRWIFIKEFLYRSKSEGRSSTSSNSNSNSKFWTSLSFSSPINEKKTAKLKNKEEGITAVKKKAVNGVEIRRVGRSAHERHYTMNRAQTEEMRKKTYLPYKQGLLGCLGFSSKSYGAMNGFARALNPVSSR; encoded by the coding sequence ATGGAACACGACGACCTTCAAATTCCGGCCAACGCCGACGATTTCCACAGTGCTTGCTCCACTCCTTTCAGTGCTCCTTCCAGTCCCGTCGGTACACCTTCTGGATTCTTCTACAGCGCTCCAGCTAGTCCAATTCACTTCATGCTCTCATCATCATCCACGTCATCATACTCTGCTTCCGCACCTATCGAAGGCGCTAACTCATCGTTCGAATTCGAATTCACGGCGAAAGAAGCCGCCGTCGGAACTCCGCCGTCCGGATTCATGTCCTCCGCCGATGAACTCTTCCTAAACGGCCAGATCCGACCGGTGAACGTCCTTTCTCCGTTGCACGAAATCGACAACGAAGAAGACAGAGGTAGATATAGATCTAAATCGTTACGAAGACGAGCTAGATCTATGTCGCCAATGCGAACCAGCTCCGACGATCATTTTCAAtggctgcaacaacaacaacaagacgaAGACTTAATAACAGAACAGAATTCGAAAATTAAAATTGATCAAGCAGTAGCTATTGAAacgactgataataataataatgaaacgacGCCGTCTGGTGTTTCATCAAGGTCGAATCGTTGGATATTTATAAAGGAATTTTTATACAGAAGTAAAAGTGAGGGACGGAGTAGTACCAGCAGTAACAGTAACAGTAACAGTAAATTTTGGACCTCGTTATCTTTTTCGTCACCGATTAACGAAAAGAAAACGGCGAAGTTAAAGAATAAGGAGGAAGGGATAACGGCGGTTAAAAAGAAGGCGGTTAACGGCGTGGAAATTAGGCGTGTAGGACGGTCAGCGCACGAACGGCATTACACGATGAACCGAGCACAAACTGAAGAAATGAGGAAGAAAACGTATTTACCTTATAAACAAGGTTTGTTGGGATGTTTAGGGTTTAGTTCTAAAAGTTATGGAGCTATGAATGGGTTTGCTAGAGCTTTGAATCCTGTTTCATCAAGGTAA